In Defluviimonas aquaemixtae, the sequence AGGCGGCGACAACCGGCTTCATCGGATTGTCGTAGCGATCGAGCCAGGCGTCGACTTCCGGGTTCTTCGTCATATTCACTCCTCCTCGAGCGTCGTGATCAGCGAGATGATGCGCCCGTCGCGGAAGGTGAAGCGGTTCAGTCCGCTTCCCTTACCGCCAGGCAGGGACGGCGAGTGGCAGGTCCAGGCCACGTGAACCTCGCCGCCAGTCGTCTCGGCGTGGCGGATCTCGATCCGAGTGTCGACCATGGGAATTTCCCAGCCCAGGGCCATCGCTGCCATGATCGCCGCGCGACCCTCATGCCGGCGGACGGTGCCGGAAAAGGGCTCCTCGTAAACAGCGATTTCGTCGAACAGCGCGGCTAGCGCCTCCCCGCCCGCGCAGCCCACTTGCATCGCGAGAAAGAAATTGCTGACTTCGACGGGGACGGATGTCATGGGATGCCTCATGGGACTGGATGATCGGAGCCTCGCTGATCTCAAGGATGCGCTCGCCGCGCTGGAGCGGGACGGTTGGGCGGCATTGCCGGCGCTCGCGCGGCTCGACGCGACGGGGCACCTCGTGCGGATCGACCTCGCGGCGTCGCGAATAGTGGGGGCGCCCGTCGTCCTGGTGCGCGAAGGGCCGCGCACGCCCAGTGGGCTGACGCCCCGCCAGGCGGAGGTCGCCATGGCGGTCGCCCGCGGCATGTCGAATGCCGAAATCGCGGACGCGCTTGGCATCAGCGTGGCGACGGTGAAGGACCATGTTCACGCGATCCTTGACCGGTTGGAGGTCAAGCGGCGCGGCGAGATCGGGGCGCTGCTTCACGCTCGCGTCGCGCGCGGCTGATCCGCTCCAGCCCCGGCTTGGACGAATTTTTGGATCGAGCGCCATGATTGCCTAGGCTAGGCGGGGCACGAGGCTGCGGCAATCCATCGAAGGATGGATGGGTCTTTGCCTGCTCGTCAGGATGTGGCAATCGTGCGGTTCCGCAGCGCCCATGCCCGAGGATGACGATGCAGATACAACCCGCCACGCTGGCCGATGACGACGCGATCTGGGCGATGCTGGAGCCCGTGTTCCGGTCGGGAGAGACCTATTGCGTCCCTCGCGACATCTCCCGCGCCCAGGCGTTGGCGTACTGGTCAGATCCACTCCACCAAGTGTTCGTGGCCGAAAGCGACCGCCGGCCGCTGGGTACCTATTTCCTGACGCCCAACCAGAAGGGCGGAGGCGCGCATGTTTGCAATTGCGGCTTTGTCACCGCTGAAGCCGCGGCCGGCAAGGGCGTCGCGCGCGCGATGCTCGTCCACGCGCTCGATACGGCCCGCGCTGCGGGCTTCCGCGCGATGCAATTCAACTTCGTCGTCTCGACCAACGCGCGCGCCATCGCGATCTGGCAAAGCCACGGATTCGAGACCGTTGGCTGTCTGCCCGGCGCTTTCCTGCACCCGCGCGAAGGCTATGTCGACGCGCTGGTGATGTACCGGCATCTGTGACAGGGTGCCGCCATGACGAATGCGATCGAAAGTCCCGCCTGATGGCCCGCGCCGAAGTTCCGCTGCTTGCCGTGCTGATCGACGCGGACAACGTCGTCGCGCGCAACGCCGAAGCTATCCTGAAGGAAATCACCTCCTACGGCGAGCCCGCGCTCCGGCGGGTCTATGGCGACTGGTCCAATCCCCAGCTGAGTGGCTGGAAAGAAAAGGCCCGCCAACTCGGCCTCGTGACGCACCAGCAGTCGGCCAACACCAAGGGCAAGAACGCGAGCGACATCGGCCTTGTGATCGATGCGATGGACATTCTGCTTGCCGGCAAGTTCGACGGATTCGTCCTCGTATCTTCCGACAGCGATTTCACGCGGCTCGCAAGCCGCATACGTGAGGATGGGCTCGAGGTGATCGGGATCGGCGAGGCCAAGACACCGGAAGCCCTGCGTAACGTGTGCAACCGCTTCATCTTCATCGAGAACATCGTCGAGGACGCCGAGCCCGCCAAGGGCGGCGCGGCGGCGAAGTCGTCGGCCAAGCTCGCGCCGTCCAAGGCGACCGATCTGATCCTGCGGGCGATGGACAAGCTGGAGCAGGAGGACGACTGGTACCTGCTCGGCGCGATCGGCCAGAAGATCGTCGCGGACAATCCCGATTTCGACACGCGCACCTATGGCAAGAGGAAGCTGAGCGACCTTGTCGGGGAACTCAAACGGTTCGAGATGAAGCGGGTCGGGAACCAGCCCTATATCCGGCGGTTGGATTAGTCCCTCTTCACGCCGTAGCGGGCGAGGAACATGTCCACCGCGCCCTTCGCGACCCTGTCGCGGTCGGCTTTCGAGAAATCGCGCCGGATGCCGAAGCAGACGCTCGGGAAGATATCCGCCTTGCACAGCTCGGCAAACTGGTCGGCTGCAAGGTAGACGTCGTCGATGACGAGTTCTCCCCGTGCCACGGCACCGTTCAGGTAGGAGGCGAGCCTTTCGCGCAGAAGGCCGGGGCCGGTGGCGTAGAATTCCTGGCCAAGCTCGGGGAAGCGATCCGCTTCGGCCATGCAGATGCGGAAGGTGGAGCGGCCGAAATCCGAAACGAAAAAATCTGCGATTCGCTGTGCGGCGACCGGAAGCACCACTTCGGGTGGCGCAGTGAGCCCGACGAGCGTCTCCGCCTCGTCGGCCTGGCGTGCGCATTCGCATTTTGCGACCTCGATGAACAGCATGCGCTTGTCAGGGAAGTAGCTGTAAAGCGTCGCCTTCGATACGCCGGCCTCGGCGGCGATGTCATCGACGCTCGCGCCTTCGAAGCCGTGTTTCATGAACACCTTGCGCGCCCCTTCGAGCACTTGGTCGAACTTGCGACCGCGCTTGATTGTCACGACTTCTGCGGCTGTCGCCATGCGGTTCCTCCCCCGGGCGATGATAGACCGCGCCTTGCCTGCGCGG encodes:
- a CDS encoding TetR/AcrR family transcriptional regulator, whose amino-acid sequence is MATAAEVVTIKRGRKFDQVLEGARKVFMKHGFEGASVDDIAAEAGVSKATLYSYFPDKRMLFIEVAKCECARQADEAETLVGLTAPPEVVLPVAAQRIADFFVSDFGRSTFRICMAEADRFPELGQEFYATGPGLLRERLASYLNGAVARGELVIDDVYLAADQFAELCKADIFPSVCFGIRRDFSKADRDRVAKGAVDMFLARYGVKRD
- a CDS encoding nuclear transport factor 2 family protein, which gives rise to MTSVPVEVSNFFLAMQVGCAGGEALAALFDEIAVYEEPFSGTVRRHEGRAAIMAAMALGWEIPMVDTRIEIRHAETTGGEVHVAWTCHSPSLPGGKGSGLNRFTFRDGRIISLITTLEEE
- a CDS encoding helix-turn-helix transcriptional regulator, whose protein sequence is MGLDDRSLADLKDALAALERDGWAALPALARLDATGHLVRIDLAASRIVGAPVVLVREGPRTPSGLTPRQAEVAMAVARGMSNAEIADALGISVATVKDHVHAILDRLEVKRRGEIGALLHARVARG
- a CDS encoding GNAT family N-acetyltransferase, producing MQIQPATLADDDAIWAMLEPVFRSGETYCVPRDISRAQALAYWSDPLHQVFVAESDRRPLGTYFLTPNQKGGGAHVCNCGFVTAEAAAGKGVARAMLVHALDTARAAGFRAMQFNFVVSTNARAIAIWQSHGFETVGCLPGAFLHPREGYVDALVMYRHL
- a CDS encoding NYN domain-containing protein — translated: MARAEVPLLAVLIDADNVVARNAEAILKEITSYGEPALRRVYGDWSNPQLSGWKEKARQLGLVTHQQSANTKGKNASDIGLVIDAMDILLAGKFDGFVLVSSDSDFTRLASRIREDGLEVIGIGEAKTPEALRNVCNRFIFIENIVEDAEPAKGGAAAKSSAKLAPSKATDLILRAMDKLEQEDDWYLLGAIGQKIVADNPDFDTRTYGKRKLSDLVGELKRFEMKRVGNQPYIRRLD